In the Wyeomyia smithii strain HCP4-BCI-WySm-NY-G18 chromosome 2, ASM2978416v1, whole genome shotgun sequence genome, one interval contains:
- the LOC129721765 gene encoding protein MIS12 homolog, which yields MNPEKQEYELQHFNFSSDEIIEQNRFMVKTVIQQSLIEFTDEFVEANNIPIDQAMELRAKCYTTAAKMFEDCTQKLEELAALYQSTFTIPDNVLLPSDLMQKKNYTAEYVQELQQEVSSLDKQFRQDCVFLAHLEEEIKLHQHLAPFLDSETKLNELVDQYRREEIVPVEDAAVVQDLAEVMQNVLNL from the exons ATGAATCCGGAAAAACAAGAATATGAATTACaacattttaattttagttccgatgaaatcattgaacaaa ACCGTTTCATGGTAAAAACTGTTATTCAGCAATCGTTAATCGAGTTCACCGATGAATTTGTAGAAGCTAACAATATTCCTATTGATCAAGCTATGGAACTTCGGGCCAAGTGCTACACCACAGCAGCAAAAATGTTTGAAGATTGTACGCAAAAACTTGAGGAGTTAGCCGCACTATATCAATCTACTTTTACTATTCCTGACAATGTCCTGCTTCCGTCGGATTTAATGCAGAAGAAAAATTATACTGCCGAGTACGTACAGGAGCTACAACAGGAAGTATCATCGCTGGACAAACAATTTCGTCAAGACTGTGTTTTCCTGGCCCATCTAGAAGAAGAAATCAAATTGCACCAGCATTTGGCTCCGTTTTTAGACAGCGAAACTAAATTGAATGAACTAGTTGATCAATACCGACGGGAAGAAATCGTTCCGGTTGAAGATGCCGCAGTAGTGCAGGATTTAGCCGAGGTAATGCAGAATGTTCTGAACTTGTAA
- the LOC129721764 gene encoding congested-like trachea protein: MSENVSPIKYFLSGGFGGICTVLAGHPLDTIKVRLQTMPLPLEGQVPLYAGTLDCAKKTIRNEGFRGLYKGMSAPIAGVAPIFAMSFFGFGVGKKLQQRTSDEELSNMQLFAAGAFSGIFTTTVMAPGERIKCLLQIQQGGNSPQKYNGMVDCAKQLYAEGGIRSIYKGSFATLLRDVPASGMYFLTYEYVKKALAPKRNEKQDAAIGLLGTIFAGGMAGIANWAIGMPADVLKSRLQTAPEGKYKNGIRDVFKELMKNEGPLALYKGVTPVMLRAFPANAACFIGFEVFMNFLNWIAPNM, translated from the coding sequence atgtcagaaaatgttaGTCCTATCAAATATTTTCTTTCGGGAGGATTCGGTGGTATTTGTACCGTTTTGGCGGGACATCCGTTAGACACGATAAAAGTTCGATTACAAACCATGCCATTACCACTTGAAGGACAAGTTCCACTGTATGCCGGAACATTAGATTGCGCTAAAAAAACTATTCGCAATGAGGGCTTTCGTGGTTTGTATAAAGGTATGTCGGCGCCTATAGCCGGAGTAGCTCCCATATTTGCAATGAGTTTTTTTGGATTTGGAGTGGGGAAAAAACTACAGCAAAGAACTTCTGATGAAGAACTGAGTAACATGCAACTTTTTGCGGCGGGAGCATTCTCTGGTATATTTACAACAACAGTAATGGCACCGGGAGAACGAATTAAGTGTCTTTTGCAAATCCAACAGGGCGGAAATTCTCCACAAAAATACAACGGCATGGTTGATTGTGCAAAACAACTTTATGCTGAAGGGGGAATCCGTAGTATTTACAAAGGATCTTTCGCCACATTATTGAGAGATGTTCCTGCATCCGGAATGTATTTCTTAACATACGAATATGTAAAAAAAGCTTTAGCTCCAAAGCGAAACGAAAAACAAGACGCAGCGATTGGTTTACTAGGAACAATTTTCGCCGGAGGAATGGCAGGTATCGCGAATTGGGCAATAGGAATGCCAGCGGATGTGCTTAAGTCACGTTTACAGACAGCACCCGAAGGAAAATACAAGAACGGTATTCGAGATGTGTTCAAGGAACTAATGAAAAACGAAGGTCCATTGGCACTTTACAAAGGGGTGACACCGGTAATGCTGCGAGCTTTTCCAGCTAACGCTGCTTGTTTTATAGGATTTGAAgtgtttatgaattttttgaactGGATTGCACCAAACATGTAG